A part of Myxococcus landrumus genomic DNA contains:
- a CDS encoding nuclear transport factor 2 family protein, translating into MSTYLRPPFTLETARAKVQAAEDAWNSRDPERVARAYSEDSEWRNRTEFFRGREAIRNFLRGKWERELDYRLMKELWAFTENRISVRFEYEWHDTKGQWFRTHGNEHWEFNEEGLMRRRDMSANDIPILESERRLR; encoded by the coding sequence ATGTCCACGTACCTTCGCCCGCCGTTCACGCTGGAGACCGCACGAGCCAAGGTCCAGGCCGCCGAGGACGCCTGGAACAGCAGAGACCCGGAGCGAGTGGCCCGCGCCTACTCGGAGGACTCCGAGTGGCGCAATCGCACGGAGTTCTTCCGAGGACGTGAGGCCATCCGGAACTTCCTGCGTGGCAAGTGGGAGCGGGAGCTGGACTACCGGCTGATGAAGGAGCTGTGGGCCTTCACGGAGAACCGCATCTCCGTGCGGTTCGAGTACGAGTGGCACGACACCAAGGGGCAGTGGTTCCGCACCCACGGCAACGAGCATTGGGAGTTCAACGAGGAAGGACTCATGCGCCGCCGCGACATGAGCGCCAATGACATTCCCATCCTGGAGAGCGAGCGGCGCCTTCGCTGA